One Alphaproteobacteria bacterium genomic window carries:
- a CDS encoding sodium-dependent bicarbonate transport family permease — protein MLWNSVPHIPKHTLSAIQFFALGIAAGFRKSDLEVPDSISRYLSIYLMMAIGLKGGVAIANTQEFTPQILLAISGGFAVSLLLPFLSLQHLATNHES, from the coding sequence ATTTTATGGAATTCTGTACCTCATATCCCAAAACATACTCTCTCCGCCATTCAATTCTTTGCCCTTGGCATCGCAGCGGGGTTTCGTAAATCAGACCTGGAAGTACCAGATAGCATCAGCCGGTATCTTTCCATCTATCTGATGATGGCAATCGGTCTGAAAGGCGGCGTAGCCATCGCTAATACGCAAGAATTTACACCACAGATATTATTAGCCATTAGTGGTGGATTCGCGGTGAGTCTTCTGCTGCCGTTTCTTTCCCTACAGCATCTTGCGACTAACCACGAATCTTGA
- a CDS encoding sodium-dependent bicarbonate transport family permease — protein sequence MRLTTNLDRPTAAAVAAHYGSISMVTFATATTFLKSNDIAYAGYIVAILALMEAPAILTGLFIALKTATETRTHKRKRKLSREILRTALNCCFSEHF from the coding sequence TTGCGACTAACCACGAATCTTGATCGCCCAACGGCTGCTGCCGTTGCCGCGCATTACGGCTCGATCAGTATGGTGACCTTCGCCACCGCCACCACCTTCTTAAAAAGTAACGACATCGCTTACGCAGGCTATATCGTAGCCATCCTCGCGCTGATGGAAGCACCGGCTATTCTTACAGGACTTTTTATCGCACTTAAAACCGCAACCGAAACACGCACTCACAAAAGGAAGAGAAAACTCTCCCGCGAGATTTTACGAACGGCGCTGAACTGCTGCTTTTCGGAGCATTTCTAA
- a CDS encoding sodium-dependent bicarbonate transport family permease, whose amino-acid sequence MRHFQGILCLFLLDMGLLVAKNLHHLKSLTWPLALFAHLHANHRRKHWR is encoded by the coding sequence ATGCGCCATTTCCAAGGCATCCTCTGCCTGTTCCTCCTCGATATGGGATTGCTGGTGGCCAAGAACCTGCATCACCTCAAGAGCTTAACTTGGCCGCTGGCGCTGTTTGCGCATCTACATGCCAATCATCGGCGCAAGCATTGGCGTTAG
- a CDS encoding GNAT family N-acetyltransferase gives MVHDSLRRGTMFAYETDGEMVGLVGIFAMQPGNLKHRAVLFGLYVKPEYRKGIASTLVEHVRVC, from the coding sequence ATGGTTCATGATTCCCTCAGAAGAGGGACAATGTTTGCCTATGAAACAGATGGCGAAATGGTAGGTCTAGTCGGAATATTTGCAATGCAGCCCGGCAATCTTAAACACCGTGCTGTACTATTTGGACTTTATGTAAAGCCAGAATATCGCAAGGGCATTGCCAGCACTTTAGTTGAGCATGTTAGGGTATGTTAA
- a CDS encoding DUF4142 domain-containing protein, translated as MKKHTVMMVGMVSLICMASAAVYASTSDKDFVHEASVANEFEMEAGKITLEKSQDAEIKNFAQRMIDDHTKTAHKLTEALHNSKKSHAQATDKLDEKHQKIIKELEGTSGEEYEKLYIKEQIKAHKEAVSLFTDYSRNGEDPVLKEFATETLPTLSEHLKHAKALNASR; from the coding sequence ATGAAAAAACACACTGTAATGATGGTTGGTATGGTTAGCTTGATCTGTATGGCTTCAGCTGCTGTTTATGCCTCTACTTCTGATAAAGATTTTGTTCATGAAGCATCCGTTGCCAATGAATTCGAAATGGAAGCTGGCAAAATTACCCTTGAAAAATCACAAGATGCTGAAATTAAGAATTTTGCTCAACGCATGATTGATGATCATACTAAAACAGCACATAAGCTGACAGAAGCGCTGCATAATTCTAAAAAATCACATGCACAGGCCACGGATAAGCTTGATGAAAAACATCAAAAAATCATTAAAGAACTTGAGGGAACATCAGGTGAAGAGTATGAGAAGCTCTATATCAAAGAGCAAATAAAAGCACATAAAGAGGCTGTGAGCCTGTTTACGGATTATTCAAGAAACGGTGAAGATCCTGTATTAAAAGAATTTGCTACGGAAACATTGCCGACACTGAGTGAGCACTTGAAACATGCCAAAGCATTGAATGCATCCAGGTAA